A single window of Intrasporangium calvum DSM 43043 DNA harbors:
- a CDS encoding bifunctional metallophosphatase/5'-nucleotidase, translating to MTNDLFESETTRRQLLTLAAVGGAGLFTVAGASTSAAQGRGDGSNGKPFRLTVLGTTDLHGNVFNWDYFKDASYSDSRGNHVGLAKAATLIQAVRVERGADTCITLDAGDTIQGTPLAYYYAKIDPITRGSKHPMAEAMNLVGYDAAALGNHEYNYGLDTLHTFESQLNFPLLSANSVDWDSGQPVFRPYVIKTIQVPGSKPIRVGILGLVTPGVAIWDKANVEGRVRFPGIVEQAKVFVPRLKAAGADIVIVSAHSGADTSSSYGDALPFPENASTLLAEQVPDIDAILVGHAHREIPQRLVTNAQTGRDVLLSEPLYWGMRVTVMDLDLVKVRGQWRVASSSATTLNSNTAPEDAEIAALLRSSHETVRAYVNSVIGTCTEAMSAATSRYEDTAAMDFINLVQAETVKASLAGTAGDGLPVLSIAAPFNKNAAIPAGDVTVRDVAGLYIYDNTLLGIVLTGAEVKDYLEQSAVYFKPVPGPGTYPADAVTNAVTTNAPNGTPDYNYDIMGGLDAALTYDIDLTQAVGSRISGLSYAGAPIDVDGEFVVAINNYRQSGGGSFPHVTTAPVVYNRQVEIRQLIIDWVTARGVVDPPSFASVDWRLVAGTTPLTITP from the coding sequence ATGACGAACGACCTGTTCGAGTCCGAGACGACGCGACGACAACTGCTCACCCTGGCCGCTGTCGGCGGCGCCGGACTGTTCACCGTGGCCGGGGCCTCCACCTCGGCCGCGCAAGGGCGCGGCGACGGCAGCAACGGCAAGCCGTTCCGCCTGACGGTTCTCGGCACGACGGACCTGCACGGCAACGTCTTCAACTGGGACTACTTCAAGGACGCGAGCTACAGCGACTCCAGGGGAAACCACGTGGGGCTCGCCAAGGCCGCCACGCTCATCCAGGCGGTCCGAGTCGAGCGCGGCGCGGACACGTGCATCACCCTCGACGCCGGGGACACCATCCAGGGCACGCCCCTCGCGTACTACTACGCGAAGATCGACCCCATCACCCGCGGCTCGAAGCACCCCATGGCCGAGGCGATGAACCTCGTCGGCTACGACGCCGCAGCCCTCGGCAACCACGAGTACAACTACGGCCTCGACACGTTGCACACCTTCGAGAGCCAGCTCAACTTCCCCCTCCTGTCGGCCAACTCGGTCGACTGGGACTCGGGGCAACCCGTCTTCCGACCGTACGTCATCAAGACCATCCAGGTGCCGGGGTCCAAGCCGATCCGGGTCGGCATCCTCGGCCTCGTCACTCCCGGCGTCGCGATCTGGGACAAGGCCAACGTCGAGGGCCGCGTGCGGTTCCCGGGCATCGTCGAGCAGGCCAAGGTCTTCGTTCCGCGCCTCAAGGCGGCCGGAGCGGACATCGTCATCGTCTCGGCGCACTCCGGCGCCGACACGTCGTCGTCCTATGGTGACGCCCTGCCCTTCCCGGAGAACGCGAGCACGCTGCTCGCCGAGCAGGTGCCCGACATCGACGCCATCCTGGTTGGTCACGCTCACCGGGAGATCCCGCAGCGCCTCGTCACGAACGCCCAGACCGGGCGAGACGTCCTCCTCTCGGAGCCGCTCTACTGGGGGATGCGGGTCACCGTCATGGACCTCGACCTGGTGAAGGTTCGCGGACAGTGGCGGGTCGCCTCCTCCTCGGCCACGACGCTCAACTCCAACACCGCGCCAGAGGACGCTGAGATCGCCGCACTCCTCCGGTCCTCGCACGAGACGGTGCGGGCCTACGTCAACAGCGTCATCGGCACGTGCACCGAGGCCATGTCCGCGGCCACGTCGCGCTACGAGGACACGGCTGCGATGGACTTCATCAACCTCGTCCAGGCCGAGACGGTCAAGGCGAGCCTGGCCGGCACCGCTGGGGATGGACTGCCGGTCCTGTCCATCGCGGCGCCGTTCAACAAGAACGCGGCGATCCCCGCGGGCGACGTCACGGTCCGCGACGTCGCGGGGCTGTACATCTACGACAACACCCTCCTCGGCATCGTCCTCACCGGTGCCGAGGTCAAGGACTACCTCGAGCAGAGCGCGGTCTACTTCAAGCCCGTTCCCGGGCCGGGCACCTACCCGGCGGACGCCGTCACCAACGCTGTCACCACCAACGCGCCGAACGGCACCCCGGACTACAACTACGACATCATGGGTGGGCTCGATGCGGCCCTGACCTACGACATCGACCTGACGCAGGCCGTCGGGTCGCGGATCAGCGGCCTCTCCTATGCCGGCGCGCCGATCGACGTCGACGGCGAGTTCGTCGTGGCGATCAACAACTACCGCCAGTCCGGAGGTGGGAGCTTCCCCCACGTCACGACGGCTCCGGTGGTCTACAACCGGCAGGTCGAGATCCGCCAGCTGATCATCGACTGGGTCACGGCTCGCGGGGTCGTCGACCCGCCGTCGTTCGCCAGCGTCGACTGGCGGCTGGTCGCCGGCACGACGCCCCTGACGATCACCCCCTGA
- a CDS encoding LLM class flavin-dependent oxidoreductase, with the protein MQWELGALILQTEPWSCAAGRWRAIEECGVDRAYVADHLTHPAMVGEWIPDPWVTLGAAAAVTTRLGLGTLVASAATRSAVLLARAASTVHDISGGRFVLGLGAGTAFDAKAERGAEESPGIPSRRFADVVHGLKAVWARSPP; encoded by the coding sequence TTGCAGTGGGAACTCGGCGCGCTCATCCTCCAGACCGAACCGTGGTCTTGTGCAGCTGGGCGGTGGCGCGCTATCGAGGAGTGCGGCGTCGATAGGGCCTACGTCGCGGACCACCTGACCCATCCGGCCATGGTGGGCGAGTGGATCCCCGACCCGTGGGTGACCCTCGGCGCCGCGGCGGCCGTGACGACTCGGCTCGGTCTGGGGACGCTGGTGGCCTCCGCAGCAACCCGGTCGGCGGTCCTGCTCGCCCGCGCCGCCTCGACGGTGCACGACATCAGCGGTGGACGGTTCGTGCTCGGTCTGGGGGCGGGCACCGCGTTCGACGCCAAGGCAGAGCGCGGCGCCGAGGAGAGCCCCGGCATACCGTCGCGCCGGTTCGCGGACGTCGTGCACGGGCTCAAGGCCGTCTGGGCCAGGTCGCCACCCTGA
- a CDS encoding DUF3039 domain-containing protein, with product MTAMPPDPFENDPQPLRSTGTATIEREEVREQLQEPGDHERFSHYVRKEKILESALTGEPVVALCGKIWIPGRDPQKFPVCPVCKEIYDGLRDPQDGGGGSGGDGGSGG from the coding sequence ATGACTGCGATGCCTCCCGATCCCTTCGAGAACGATCCGCAGCCGCTGCGCAGCACCGGCACCGCGACCATCGAGCGCGAGGAGGTCCGGGAGCAGCTGCAGGAGCCCGGCGACCACGAGCGGTTCTCGCACTACGTCCGCAAGGAGAAGATCCTCGAGAGCGCGCTGACGGGCGAACCGGTGGTCGCGCTCTGCGGCAAGATCTGGATCCCCGGCCGCGACCCGCAGAAGTTTCCCGTGTGCCCGGTCTGCAAGGAGATCTACGACGGCCTGCGTGACCCGCAGGACGGCGGTGGCGGAAGCGGCGGCGACGGAGGCAGCGGCGGCTGA
- a CDS encoding DEAD/DEAH box helicase, translating to MAADNGFAALGLSERLVERLARDGITAPFPIQAATIPDALAGKDVLGRGQTGSGKTLAFGLPMITRLVEAGLRRAPRRPHALVLVPTRELAMQVSDALEPLVHVAGLRHKLVAGGLSYTTQIAALNKGVDILIATPGRLNDLLERGAVELDDIRITVLDEADHMAEMGFMAEITTSLDRIPAEGQRLLFSATLDNGIDAIVERYLTDPVIHSTDDATASVETMEHHVLLIDPQHKKVITAEVANRPGLTLVFCRTKLGADRIATQLREQGVLAAALHGGLSQGARNRVLGAFRDGSLPVLVATDVAARGIHVDDVSVVLQVDPPADHKDYLHRSGRTARAGDRGTVVTLALPHQRRTMERQLREAGVDIVVVKAAPGDAIIAATGATAPSGIPIADADFARLVEGPKSHRRGPAGARGPRPGARGGHRPHQRRGDDRGQRAPQGRGRDARGGEPLVGRWGDEDRPRGSRRSF from the coding sequence GTGGCGGCCGACAACGGCTTCGCGGCGCTCGGGCTGTCCGAGCGGCTCGTCGAGCGGCTCGCCCGCGACGGCATCACGGCCCCGTTCCCGATTCAGGCGGCCACCATCCCGGACGCGCTCGCCGGCAAGGACGTGCTGGGCCGAGGCCAGACGGGGTCGGGCAAGACCCTGGCCTTCGGGCTGCCGATGATCACGCGCCTCGTCGAGGCGGGCCTTCGCCGGGCGCCGCGTCGTCCGCACGCTCTCGTGCTCGTCCCGACGCGTGAGCTCGCGATGCAGGTCTCGGACGCCTTGGAGCCGCTGGTCCACGTCGCTGGGCTGCGGCACAAGCTCGTCGCCGGCGGACTCAGCTACACGACGCAGATCGCGGCGCTCAACAAGGGCGTGGACATCCTCATCGCCACGCCGGGTCGGCTGAACGACCTGCTGGAGCGCGGCGCCGTGGAGCTCGACGACATCCGGATCACCGTCCTCGACGAGGCCGACCACATGGCGGAGATGGGGTTCATGGCGGAGATCACGACGAGCCTCGACCGGATCCCCGCCGAAGGCCAGCGACTCCTCTTCTCCGCCACCCTGGACAATGGGATCGATGCGATCGTCGAGCGCTACCTCACTGACCCGGTGATCCACTCGACGGACGACGCGACCGCCTCGGTCGAGACCATGGAGCACCACGTGCTGCTCATCGACCCCCAGCACAAGAAGGTCATCACCGCCGAGGTGGCCAACCGCCCGGGCCTCACGCTCGTCTTCTGCCGCACCAAGCTCGGCGCGGACCGCATCGCCACCCAGCTGCGCGAGCAGGGCGTTCTCGCCGCCGCGCTGCACGGCGGCCTCAGCCAGGGGGCCCGGAACCGGGTCCTCGGGGCGTTCCGCGACGGCTCGCTGCCGGTGCTGGTCGCGACCGATGTCGCCGCGCGTGGAATTCACGTCGACGACGTCTCGGTCGTGCTCCAGGTCGACCCGCCCGCTGACCACAAGGACTACCTGCACCGGTCCGGCCGAACGGCTCGGGCGGGAGACCGCGGCACCGTGGTCACCCTCGCGCTGCCGCACCAGCGCCGGACGATGGAGCGTCAGCTTCGTGAGGCCGGCGTCGACATCGTGGTGGTCAAGGCCGCGCCGGGTGACGCGATCATCGCGGCGACGGGCGCCACCGCTCCCAGCGGCATTCCGATTGCGGACGCTGACTTCGCGCGGCTCGTGGAGGGTCCCAAGTCGCACCGACGCGGCCCGGCGGGCGCACGTGGGCCACGCCCGGGTGCGCGCGGCGGTCACCGCCCCCACCAGAGGCGGGGTGACGACCGCGGCCAGCGTGCTCCTCAGGGCCGGGGCCGTGACGCCCGCGGAGGCGAGCCGCTCGTCGGTCGCTGGGGTGACGAGGACCGCCCGCGGGGCTCCCGCCGCAGCTTCTGA
- the hppD gene encoding 4-hydroxyphenylpyruvate dioxygenase, which yields MTSDTHLDLTDQEREASLDLEQLKQLVGLVEYDEDKDVFPVTGWDAIVFVVGNATQTAHYYQSAWGMELVAYSGPEHGNRDHKAFVLRSGSIRFVVKGAVSPDSPLVEHHAKHGDGVVDIALEVPDVDRCIVQARRAGATVLEEPHDLTDEHGTVRVAAIATYGETRHTLVQRHGAAGPGSGYAGPYLPGYLPAQSGYIKRDGAPKRLFQALDHIVGNVELGKMDEWVGFYNKVMGFVNMAEFIGDDIATDYSALMSKVVANGNHRVKFPLNEPAIAKRKSQIDEYLEFYRGPGAQHLALATNDILTTVDALRAEGVEFLDTPDTYYDDPELRARIGEVRVPIEELKKRKILVDRDEDGYLLQIFTKPLGDRPTVFFEVIERHGSLGFGKGNFKALFESIEREQDRRGNL from the coding sequence ATGACCTCCGACACCCATCTCGACCTCACCGACCAGGAGCGCGAGGCCAGCCTCGACCTCGAGCAGCTCAAACAGCTGGTCGGGCTCGTGGAGTACGACGAGGACAAGGACGTCTTCCCGGTCACGGGATGGGACGCCATCGTCTTCGTCGTCGGCAATGCCACGCAGACCGCTCACTATTACCAGAGTGCCTGGGGGATGGAGCTCGTCGCCTACTCGGGACCGGAGCACGGCAACCGCGACCACAAGGCCTTCGTGCTCCGGTCCGGCTCGATCCGCTTCGTCGTCAAGGGTGCAGTCAGCCCCGACAGCCCACTCGTCGAGCACCACGCGAAGCATGGCGACGGAGTCGTCGACATCGCCCTCGAAGTCCCTGACGTCGACCGCTGCATCGTCCAGGCGCGGCGTGCGGGCGCGACCGTCCTCGAGGAGCCGCACGACCTCACCGACGAGCACGGCACCGTGCGCGTCGCGGCGATCGCGACCTACGGGGAGACCCGCCACACGCTGGTCCAGCGGCACGGCGCTGCGGGCCCCGGCTCGGGGTACGCCGGCCCCTACCTGCCGGGCTACCTCCCGGCCCAGTCGGGCTACATCAAGCGCGACGGTGCGCCCAAGCGCCTCTTCCAGGCTCTCGACCACATCGTGGGCAACGTCGAGCTCGGCAAGATGGACGAGTGGGTCGGCTTCTACAACAAGGTCATGGGCTTCGTGAACATGGCCGAGTTCATCGGCGACGACATCGCCACCGACTACTCCGCCCTGATGTCCAAGGTGGTGGCCAACGGCAACCACCGGGTGAAGTTCCCGCTCAACGAGCCGGCCATCGCCAAGCGCAAGAGCCAGATCGACGAGTACCTCGAGTTCTACCGCGGCCCGGGGGCCCAGCACCTGGCGCTCGCCACGAACGACATCCTCACAACGGTGGATGCGCTCCGAGCGGAAGGCGTCGAGTTCCTCGACACACCGGACACCTACTACGACGACCCCGAGCTGCGAGCGCGGATCGGTGAGGTGAGGGTGCCGATCGAGGAGCTGAAGAAGCGCAAGATCCTTGTCGACCGGGATGAGGACGGCTACCTCCTCCAGATCTTCACCAAGCCGCTCGGGGACCGCCCGACGGTCTTCTTCGAGGTCATCGAGCGGCACGGCTCCCTCGGCTTCGGCAAGGGCAACTTCAAGGCTCTCTTCGAGTCGATCGAGCGAGAGCAGGACAGACGCGGCAACCTCTGA
- a CDS encoding SIMPL domain-containing protein, whose protein sequence is MARRTVSVTGTGTASAAPDVVRVDLRIGHDAADVAAALTGASRGIAAVGSVVRASGVADADIRTLDASVGQRYDQTGSPVGFTAQQRLRVTVRRLDAVGDILAAAAGAVGNALLVDQVVLDVSDRSSGLKDARHAAFADARGKAEQYAGLSAARLGSVLTVSEGGATPFPGPRGMAFAAREMAAAMPVEGGDLDITVAVAVTWELQPPEAPREPAAQTR, encoded by the coding sequence ATGGCCAGGCGAACGGTGAGCGTGACCGGGACCGGCACGGCGTCTGCTGCACCCGACGTCGTCCGAGTCGACCTCCGGATCGGTCATGATGCTGCCGACGTCGCAGCCGCGCTGACCGGCGCTTCCCGGGGCATCGCCGCGGTCGGGAGCGTCGTGCGAGCCAGCGGGGTGGCCGACGCTGACATCCGGACGCTGGACGCATCCGTGGGGCAGCGTTACGACCAGACCGGATCTCCCGTGGGGTTCACGGCCCAGCAGCGCCTTCGCGTGACGGTCCGTCGGCTCGACGCCGTGGGCGACATCCTCGCCGCAGCAGCCGGTGCAGTCGGGAACGCTCTCCTCGTGGACCAGGTCGTCCTGGACGTGTCGGACCGGTCGAGCGGCCTGAAGGATGCCCGCCACGCCGCCTTCGCGGACGCCCGCGGCAAGGCGGAGCAGTACGCCGGGCTGTCCGCCGCCCGGCTCGGAAGCGTCCTCACGGTGTCCGAGGGCGGCGCCACGCCCTTCCCGGGACCCCGCGGCATGGCCTTCGCCGCCCGCGAGATGGCCGCTGCCATGCCGGTCGAAGGGGGCGACCTGGACATCACCGTGGCGGTGGCGGTCACCTGGGAGCTCCAGCCCCCCGAGGCCCCGCGAGAGCCGGCCGCGCAGACCCGCTAG
- a CDS encoding DEAD/DEAH box helicase → MSSGAAFHLSPAFPERAAWGTASKLRAWQQAALDAYLRDDPRDFLAVATPGAGKTTYALRVATELLSRGVVQRVTVVAPTEHLKTQWADAAARVGISLDPRFSNAVGRHSEDYHGVAVTYAQVASRPELHRELTQSRPTLVILDEIHHGGDSKSWGDGIRAAFEPAARRLSLTGTPFRSDTSPIPFVRYELDTDGILTSSSDYSYGYAEALRDGVVRPVLFLAYGGNMRWRTKAGDEISASLGTPMTKDQIAQAWRTALDSKGEWIGSVLAAADKRLTEVRRGVPDAGGLVIASNQTQARAYAAHLRALTGEAPTVVLSDDAGASQRIEQFAGDTSRWMVAVRMVSEGVDVPRLCVGVYATSTSTPLFFAQAVGRFVRARRRGETASVFLPSVPVVLDHAARLEEQRDHALDRRPAAEDDVAAMWAEEQALIDEANREVRNVGPDEGVFEALESDAHFDHVLFDKQQWGMHAQVGSQDEEDYLGLPGLLEPEQVAALLHERQRRQVKRAPKPDGPAPVAQHRALAAQRKELNQLVSAYARQKGYPHANVHLDLRRACGGPDLAAASSEQVAERIDKVRNWLVGRR, encoded by the coding sequence ATGAGTTCTGGGGCTGCGTTTCATCTGTCACCCGCCTTCCCGGAGCGGGCTGCGTGGGGTACCGCGAGCAAGCTGCGGGCCTGGCAGCAGGCGGCGCTCGACGCCTACCTGCGAGATGACCCGCGGGACTTCCTCGCGGTCGCTACCCCGGGCGCCGGGAAGACGACCTATGCCCTGCGGGTGGCGACCGAGCTGCTGTCCCGCGGTGTCGTCCAGCGGGTGACCGTGGTCGCACCGACCGAGCACCTCAAGACCCAGTGGGCCGACGCTGCGGCCCGGGTGGGGATCAGCCTCGACCCTCGCTTCAGCAACGCGGTCGGGCGCCACTCAGAGGACTACCACGGCGTCGCGGTGACCTATGCGCAGGTGGCTTCCCGCCCGGAGCTCCACCGAGAGCTGACCCAGTCGCGCCCGACGCTCGTCATCCTCGACGAGATCCACCACGGCGGCGACAGCAAGTCGTGGGGTGACGGCATCCGCGCGGCCTTCGAGCCGGCCGCCAGGCGGCTCTCGCTCACCGGCACACCCTTCCGCTCGGACACCTCGCCCATCCCGTTCGTCCGGTACGAGCTGGACACGGACGGCATCCTGACCTCCTCGAGCGACTACTCCTACGGCTACGCCGAGGCGCTCCGCGACGGCGTCGTCCGGCCGGTCCTGTTCCTCGCGTACGGCGGCAACATGCGCTGGCGCACCAAGGCCGGCGACGAGATCTCCGCGAGCCTCGGCACGCCGATGACGAAGGACCAGATCGCCCAGGCGTGGCGCACGGCACTCGACTCCAAGGGGGAGTGGATCGGCTCCGTCCTGGCCGCGGCGGACAAGAGGCTCACCGAGGTCCGACGCGGGGTGCCCGACGCCGGAGGGCTGGTCATCGCCTCCAACCAGACGCAGGCGCGGGCGTATGCCGCTCACCTCCGCGCGCTCACCGGCGAGGCTCCCACGGTGGTGCTGTCCGACGACGCGGGCGCCTCCCAGCGGATCGAGCAGTTCGCCGGCGACACGTCCCGGTGGATGGTGGCGGTGCGCATGGTGTCCGAGGGTGTGGACGTCCCGCGGCTCTGCGTGGGGGTCTACGCCACGTCCACGTCGACGCCGCTCTTCTTCGCCCAGGCCGTGGGCCGGTTCGTCCGGGCCCGGCGGAGGGGGGAGACCGCCTCGGTGTTCCTGCCCTCCGTCCCCGTGGTCCTCGACCACGCGGCGCGGCTCGAGGAGCAGCGCGACCACGCCCTGGACCGCAGACCGGCGGCCGAGGACGACGTCGCCGCGATGTGGGCGGAGGAGCAGGCGCTCATCGACGAGGCCAACCGCGAGGTGCGCAACGTCGGCCCGGACGAGGGGGTCTTCGAGGCGCTGGAGTCGGACGCCCACTTCGACCACGTGCTCTTCGACAAGCAGCAGTGGGGGATGCATGCCCAGGTGGGGTCGCAGGACGAGGAGGACTACCTCGGGCTTCCGGGGCTCCTCGAGCCGGAGCAGGTCGCCGCGCTGCTCCACGAGCGGCAGCGTCGGCAGGTCAAGCGGGCCCCGAAGCCGGACGGGCCGGCTCCGGTCGCCCAGCACCGTGCGCTCGCGGCCCAGCGCAAGGAGCTGAACCAGCTCGTGTCTGCGTACGCGCGACAGAAGGGCTACCCGCACGCGAACGTCCACCTGGACCTCAGGCGGGCGTGCGGCGGCCCCGACCTCGCGGCGGCGTCCTCCGAGCAGGTGGCGGAGCGGATCGACAAGGTCCGCAACTGGCTCGTCGGCCGTCGCTGA
- a CDS encoding Lrp/AsnC family transcriptional regulator — translation MTFQPSPTSPAGAKAPVDALDCRILLLLLTQPGIGVLGASRRLGVARGTVQARLDRLQARGVLRSMAPDVDPAALGYPVTAFCTLEIRQGKGGHSPVVDHLAAIPEVLEAHTITGSGDVLIRIVGRDNADLQRVIDQVVDDTHVTRASTVISLATRLDHRVVPLVEHLLNA, via the coding sequence ATGACCTTCCAGCCGTCCCCGACTTCACCAGCCGGCGCCAAGGCGCCGGTCGACGCCCTCGACTGCCGCATCCTCCTGCTCCTGCTCACGCAGCCCGGGATCGGTGTCCTCGGCGCGTCCCGGCGGCTGGGCGTGGCCCGAGGCACCGTCCAGGCGCGGCTCGACCGACTCCAGGCACGGGGCGTGCTGCGGTCCATGGCCCCCGACGTCGACCCGGCGGCGCTGGGCTATCCCGTGACCGCCTTCTGCACGCTGGAGATCCGACAGGGCAAGGGCGGCCACTCCCCCGTCGTCGACCACCTGGCTGCCATCCCGGAGGTCCTCGAGGCGCACACCATCACCGGTTCCGGGGATGTGCTGATCCGCATCGTCGGCCGGGACAACGCCGACCTGCAGCGGGTCATCGACCAGGTCGTCGACGACACGCACGTGACCCGTGCCTCGACGGTGATCTCGCTCGCGACTCGCCTCGACCACCGCGTCGTGCCCCTCGTCGAGCACCTGCTCAACGCCTGA
- a CDS encoding YqgE/AlgH family protein produces MSSTFHTGRLLVATPAVEGDVFHRSVILVLHHDEAGAQGVVLNKPLAAEVDSVLPGWQRVVTAPHVLFQGGPVSTSSALGLVTVPGDEPEPLGVKRLFGSIGLVDLDVPTPVVAAELAGMRIFAGYAGWEASQLEGEILRGDWYVVDAEARDAFTPDPGGLWRAVLRRQRDGLAFVASFPDDPSMN; encoded by the coding sequence GTGAGCTCGACCTTCCACACCGGCCGCCTCCTCGTGGCCACTCCCGCCGTCGAGGGGGACGTGTTCCACCGGTCGGTCATCCTCGTCCTCCATCATGACGAGGCCGGCGCGCAGGGCGTCGTCCTCAACAAGCCCCTCGCGGCGGAGGTGGACTCCGTGCTGCCCGGGTGGCAGCGCGTCGTCACGGCGCCGCATGTCCTCTTCCAGGGTGGGCCCGTCTCGACGTCGTCGGCGCTCGGCCTCGTCACCGTCCCGGGTGACGAGCCCGAGCCGCTCGGCGTCAAGCGGCTCTTCGGCTCGATCGGGCTCGTCGACCTCGACGTCCCCACCCCGGTCGTGGCGGCGGAGCTCGCCGGGATGCGGATCTTCGCCGGCTACGCGGGTTGGGAGGCCAGCCAGCTGGAGGGCGAGATCCTTCGAGGTGACTGGTACGTCGTCGACGCGGAGGCCCGGGACGCGTTCACGCCCGATCCCGGCGGCCTCTGGCGTGCCGTCCTGCGCCGGCAGCGTGACGGCCTCGCCTTCGTGGCGAGCTTCCCCGACGACCCTTCGATGAACTGA
- a CDS encoding glutamate racemase: MTTRPPRRVAFVDSGIGLLGYADALRALRPDLELVLALDPDHMPYGPRSPGEVRELILASAAAAAELEPVALVVACNTASVHGLEALRAELEPGLPVIGTVPAIRPAATTGGPVSIWSTAATSSSDYLRGLVDAFASEVETHSIAALGLAEAVEAVDPAEIDRAIGAALAETPADTRALVLGCTHYGLVADRISAALNSRGSEVTIFDSPVAVARQTLRRIGLEPEEAAVPTRTAPIVLLSGRRGELPERLRLYPQGARLLGGPAPGAGPRPTLAS; encoded by the coding sequence ATGACCACGCGACCTCCCCGTCGGGTGGCGTTCGTCGACAGCGGCATCGGTCTGCTCGGCTACGCGGACGCGCTGCGTGCCCTGCGTCCGGACCTCGAGCTGGTCCTGGCGCTCGACCCGGACCACATGCCGTACGGGCCTCGCTCGCCGGGTGAGGTGAGGGAGCTGATCCTGGCGTCTGCTGCAGCGGCCGCTGAGCTCGAACCCGTCGCGCTGGTCGTCGCGTGCAACACCGCTTCGGTGCACGGCCTGGAGGCACTCAGGGCCGAGCTCGAGCCGGGGCTGCCCGTCATCGGCACGGTTCCCGCCATTCGGCCGGCGGCGACGACGGGCGGGCCGGTGTCGATCTGGTCGACGGCGGCGACGTCCTCCAGTGACTACCTCCGCGGCCTCGTCGATGCGTTCGCGTCCGAGGTCGAGACCCACTCGATCGCGGCACTGGGGCTCGCCGAGGCCGTCGAGGCGGTCGACCCCGCCGAGATCGACCGGGCGATCGGTGCGGCTCTGGCGGAGACCCCGGCGGACACCCGGGCGCTGGTCCTGGGGTGCACCCACTACGGCCTGGTGGCGGACCGGATCTCCGCGGCACTGAACAGCCGGGGGAGCGAGGTGACGATCTTCGACTCGCCCGTCGCCGTGGCGCGCCAGACGTTGCGCCGCATCGGTCTGGAGCCCGAAGAGGCGGCGGTGCCGACGAGAACCGCGCCCATCGTCCTGTTGAGCGGGCGACGAGGTGAGCTGCCCGAGCGGCTGCGCCTCTATCCGCAGGGCGCCCGCCTGCTCGGAGGCCCCGCCCCGGGCGCTGGCCCACGGCCTACACTCGCGTCATGA
- the trxA gene encoding thioredoxin — MATTDLTGQTFERTVLDHDIVLVDFWAAWCGPCRQFAPVYDAASQESGNEGIVFGKVDTEAEPALAGAANITSIPTLMAFKEGVLVFSQPGALPQSALQSVIEQVKALDMAPIKEEIAKEASAKGASQE; from the coding sequence ATGGCTACGACAGACCTGACCGGACAGACGTTCGAGCGCACGGTGCTCGACCACGACATCGTCCTCGTGGACTTCTGGGCGGCCTGGTGCGGCCCCTGCCGGCAGTTCGCGCCGGTCTATGACGCGGCGTCGCAGGAGAGCGGCAACGAGGGGATCGTCTTCGGGAAGGTCGACACCGAGGCGGAGCCCGCCCTCGCGGGAGCAGCCAACATCACGTCGATCCCGACGCTGATGGCCTTCAAGGAGGGTGTCCTCGTGTTCTCCCAGCCCGGCGCCCTGCCGCAGTCAGCCCTCCAGAGCGTCATCGAGCAGGTCAAGGCGCTCGACATGGCCCCGATCAAGGAAGAGATCGCCAAGGAGGCGTCCGCCAAGGGCGCGTCCCAGGAGTGA